In Sphaerisporangium krabiense, the DNA window AGTCGGCCAGTTCGGCGCCGGGCTCGGCCGTCTTCGGGTAGTACCCCTTGGGGTGCGGGCCTCGGATGGTCTGCTCGCCGACGGCCGGCCAATAGGTGTCGCGCAGCCCGAGCGGCGTGATGATCCGGTTGGTGATCTCCTCGCCGACCGGCCGTCCGGTGACCTTCTGCACCAGCAGGCCCAGCAGCACGTACCCGGTGGTGTTGTACCGCCAGCCCTGGCCGGGAGCGAACACCGGCTTGTAGGCCAGGGCGAGATCGACCAGTTCCCGGGGCTCGAAGTAGCGGTGCTGGAAGTCGAAGTACGACGGGTATCGCTCGGTCAGGCCCCTTCCGTAATCCTCCAGGCCGGAGGTGTGCTGGAGCAACTGCCGGACGGTGATCCGGCTACCGTCGTTGCCGTTGCCTCGCACGAGGCCAGGAAGATACTTCTCGATCGGGGCGTCCAACTCGACCTTGCCCTCTCCCGCTAACTGCAGCACGACGGTGGCGGTGAAGGTCTTGGTGGTGCTGGCGACGCGTACCCGCCCGTTGACCGGAACCTTCGCCCCGGAGGCGAGGTCGCCCACCCCGGCGGTGTAGTCGCGGACCCGCCCGCCGCGACCCCGCACCGAGGCCAGGGCGCCGGGGAACTCGCCACCACGAACGAGACCGTTCAGGCTCGTCTGCACGCCGTCGTCGGGACGGCCCGCCCGCGCGACACCGGCGGACACACTCGACGGGGCGGGATCGGCGCCGGCCGGGGCGACGACGAGCCCAAGGGTGCTCAGCGTGACGGCGGCCACGGTGGTCAGCGCCAGGAGCCTACGCGGCCCGGACCTGGGCTTGGCCTGGCGGGCACGCACAGTGGTGGGGTGCGACTGCGACATTGGAGACCTTTCTCCCGGCTCGACGACTTACTCGCGGTCCGCACAGCATGTCGGCGCCACCACCACAAGATCGATAACGCCAGCCCCAGTCAATGAGGTACCGGCAGCCCTACCAACCACCCGCGGCCGGCCCTACCTCCTTCCCATGGCCCCGCATCCCTCCTGCCATATCCCGCCAAGGAAAGAGCCCTCGCCTCGGGCGAGGGCTCCCCGTGTCCGCCGATCAGCCGAGTCGCAGATCTCAGGCGTCCAATGAACCTAATTTTTTGAGGTCACCCAGGAACGCCGGCCATGCGGCCGGTGCGACGACCAGTGCCGGGGCGGCCAGGTTCTTGCTGTCCCTGACGGCGACCAGAGCGAGGAGGTTCGACGCGACCTCGACGGCCGGGCGATCCGGGGGCCAGGCAACTCGTGGGCAAGTTCTGAACTTCGGTTCCACTTCGACGAGTTCGCCGTGCGCATCACGTATTGGATCGCACCTGGTCGCCGGATCGTGCTGTTGACCGTGTTCCACAAGACACGGCCACGCCATGATCAGGAGATCGAGCGGGCTCGGGCGGGCCATGCGCCGCTGCATCGCGTTGGTGCACACCGTCGACGAGGAAGAAGAAGCGGAATGAGCGAACAAGGGACCTGGCGGGAGCTCAGGGACCGGCGTATGGCCGAGCCGGGCGCGGCTGAGGCTTACGAGGCCGCGCGTATCGCCTACGAGCTGGGCAAAGCGGTTCGAGCGATGCGCGAAGGACGGAGCTGGAGCCAGAACGACCTGATCTCAGGTGAGGGAGCCGGCGAAGACGATGATCTCGTCGATGTCGCCTCTGGCGGTGACGTGGACGACGTCCATGCCGGACAAGATGGTGTCGCCGGTCGCGGTCTCGTAGCGCCAGCCGAATCTCGCCCACTCTCCGGGAGCGTCCACGCGGGTCGTCCTGACGAGGCGGCCCGGTCCGCTGGGGTGGCCGTGGACGACCTCGGTGATGAAGTCCTCGACGGCCTCACGGCCGACTCCCCGGCCCAACGGCCCCCAGAAGACGACGTCAGCCGCCACCGCGCGACTCAGCAGAGTGGCGCGACGCTCCGGATCTCTCGTGGCGGTGGCCTCGACGAAGACATCGATGGCCTTCGCGTAGGAGTCCTCTTCCACCATCGCCTCCCGATCCTTTCTGCGAGTAGCCCCGCCACGTCCCCGACACGGTAACAGCGGCCGGCTTCCTCCGAATCGTGTACGGGCCGCCACCACGGGTGCGATCTCATCGCCGCCTGCCCGAGACGGCCGGGGCCGCCGGCCAGAGGTGCCGGCCGGCGGC includes these proteins:
- a CDS encoding serine hydrolase domain-containing protein, which translates into the protein MRARQAKPRSGPRRLLALTTVAAVTLSTLGLVVAPAGADPAPSSVSAGVARAGRPDDGVQTSLNGLVRGGEFPGALASVRGRGGRVRDYTAGVGDLASGAKVPVNGRVRVASTTKTFTATVVLQLAGEGKVELDAPIEKYLPGLVRGNGNDGSRITVRQLLQHTSGLEDYGRGLTERYPSYFDFQHRYFEPRELVDLALAYKPVFAPGQGWRYNTTGYVLLGLLVQKVTGRPVGEEITNRIITPLGLRDTYWPAVGEQTIRGPHPKGYYPKTAEPGAELADFTDMDPSMAWTSGQMISTPKDLNRFLGALLGGELLKPEVLEQMKQTVTVPGQAEWSYGLGLMKIKLSCGGYAWGHGGDIPGYETRDGVTEDGRAATIVVTAQPRTRESANQVNTAFDAALCLQK
- a CDS encoding nuclear transport factor 2 family protein, translated to MVEEDSYAKAIDVFVEATATRDPERRATLLSRAVAADVVFWGPLGRGVGREAVEDFITEVVHGHPSGPGRLVRTTRVDAPGEWARFGWRYETATGDTILSGMDVVHVTARGDIDEIIVFAGSLT
- a CDS encoding DUF397 domain-containing protein gives rise to the protein MQRRMARPSPLDLLIMAWPCLVEHGQQHDPATRCDPIRDAHGELVEVEPKFRTCPRVAWPPDRPAVEVASNLLALVAVRDSKNLAAPALVVAPAAWPAFLGDLKKLGSLDA